The Prevotella sp. E9-3 genome has a window encoding:
- a CDS encoding transglycosylase domain-containing protein, which yields MRRIFVYTLWGLLAIIVLVATLSFWGIASGKIGYMPPLEDLQNPISRFATQIYSSDGKLIGTWSMSRENRVMVDYSKLSPTLVQALVATEDARFYEHSGVDFYALMRAIVKRGLLGKKSAGGGSTITQQLAKQLYSDVAHSTGERLLQKPIEWVIAVELERTYTKDEIITLYLNYFDFLHNAVGIKTAANTYFSKEPSELTLTESATLVGLCKNPSYFNPVRFPERSRDRRNVVLGQMLKEGYITQEVFDSCKALPLELHFHANDHKDGIATYFRDFLRRYMTAKKPVRKDYPSWSYVIFYIDSLTWEQDPLYGWCHKNRKRDGGEYNIYTDGLKVYTTLDSRMQRYAEQACYDHVVKFLQPEFDKGRAVKSNYPYSNLLSQDQVQQILNRSIRQSDRYRVMKAAGCSEDEIQRAFNTKTDMQVFTYHGDVDTIMTPIDSIRYMKSFLRTGFFSMCPQNGEVKAYVGGLDFQHFAYDMATEGRRQVGSTIKPFLYSLAMEDGMTPCDEAPNVQETYMVNNQPWTPRNGSKARYGEMVTLKWGLQQSNNWISAYLMSRLNPLAFVKLLNEYGIRNPEIVPSMALCLGPCDITVAEMVSAYTAFANHGIRVAPLYVTRIVDSEGNEVAKFEPRMNEVISESSAHKMIYMLKAVVDGGTGGRIRFRYNIKADMGGKTGTTNNNSDAWFMGVTPRLVSGCWVGGDDRDIHFNNMAMGQGATMALPIFAYYMQKVYANQSLGYSEDEHFDIPANFDPCSVVDDMEPVGEGDEPFDENITNNDEFE from the coding sequence ATGAGAAGAATATTCGTATATACGCTTTGGGGACTTTTGGCAATCATCGTATTGGTTGCAACGTTAAGTTTTTGGGGGATAGCAAGTGGAAAAATTGGATATATGCCCCCACTCGAAGACCTCCAAAATCCTATCAGCCGCTTTGCCACACAGATATATTCAAGCGATGGTAAATTAATTGGGACCTGGAGCATGAGTCGAGAGAATCGCGTGATGGTTGACTACTCAAAACTATCGCCAACGCTGGTACAAGCCTTAGTAGCCACCGAAGATGCCCGTTTCTATGAACATTCTGGTGTAGATTTCTATGCATTGATGCGTGCTATAGTGAAGCGCGGATTATTAGGGAAAAAATCGGCTGGCGGCGGTTCAACAATTACCCAACAGTTGGCCAAGCAACTATATAGCGATGTCGCTCATTCAACAGGTGAGCGTCTTCTTCAGAAGCCTATTGAATGGGTGATTGCTGTGGAATTGGAACGAACCTATACAAAAGATGAGATAATTACGCTCTATTTGAATTATTTCGATTTTCTGCATAATGCAGTAGGTATAAAAACCGCTGCGAATACCTATTTCTCGAAAGAGCCTTCAGAACTTACGCTAACAGAAAGCGCTACATTGGTCGGATTGTGCAAAAATCCAAGCTATTTCAATCCAGTACGCTTCCCTGAACGCTCACGAGATCGTCGAAATGTTGTTCTTGGACAAATGCTGAAAGAAGGATATATCACCCAGGAAGTGTTTGATAGTTGTAAGGCTCTACCATTGGAGCTTCATTTTCATGCAAATGATCACAAGGATGGTATAGCCACTTATTTCCGTGATTTCTTGCGTCGTTATATGACAGCGAAGAAGCCTGTAAGAAAAGATTATCCATCATGGAGCTATGTAATATTCTATATTGATTCTCTTACGTGGGAACAGGACCCTCTCTACGGGTGGTGTCACAAAAACAGAAAACGCGACGGTGGAGAATACAATATCTATACGGATGGTCTGAAGGTGTATACAACTTTGGACTCACGCATGCAACGCTATGCTGAGCAAGCCTGTTACGACCATGTCGTAAAATTCTTGCAACCTGAGTTCGACAAAGGTCGTGCTGTGAAGTCAAACTATCCTTATAGTAATCTTCTATCTCAAGATCAAGTACAACAAATACTGAATCGTTCCATAAGGCAAAGTGACCGTTACAGAGTGATGAAAGCTGCCGGATGCAGTGAAGATGAAATTCAAAGGGCATTCAATACGAAGACCGACATGCAGGTGTTTACTTACCACGGCGACGTGGACACTATCATGACACCTATTGATTCCATACGCTATATGAAGTCTTTCCTTAGAACAGGATTCTTTAGTATGTGCCCCCAAAATGGTGAAGTGAAAGCCTATGTAGGAGGTCTGGATTTTCAACATTTTGCTTACGATATGGCTACTGAAGGCCGCCGTCAAGTAGGTTCTACAATCAAACCATTCTTGTATTCACTAGCTATGGAGGATGGTATGACTCCTTGCGACGAAGCTCCAAATGTTCAGGAGACCTATATGGTAAATAACCAACCCTGGACACCACGTAATGGAAGTAAAGCACGCTATGGTGAAATGGTGACCCTTAAATGGGGACTTCAACAGTCTAATAACTGGATTTCTGCTTACTTGATGTCAAGATTAAATCCGCTTGCATTTGTAAAACTTCTGAACGAGTATGGCATCCGCAATCCTGAAATAGTTCCATCAATGGCTCTTTGTCTTGGACCTTGTGATATCACTGTGGCCGAGATGGTGAGTGCCTACACCGCTTTCGCCAATCACGGTATACGTGTGGCTCCGCTTTATGTTACACGAATTGTTGACAGTGAAGGCAATGAGGTCGCAAAGTTTGAACCGAGAATGAATGAGGTGATTAGCGAATCAAGTGCACACAAAATGATTTATATGCTGAAAGCTGTTGTTGATGGAGGTACAGGAGGACGTATCCGCTTCCGCTATAATATCAAAGCTGATATGGGTGGAAAAACAGGTACTACAAACAATAACTCTGATGCATGGTTCATGGGGGTTACACCTCGACTGGTGAGTGGATGTTGGGTTGGTGGAGATGACCGTGATATTCACTTTAACAATATGGCAATGGGACAGGGAGCTACTATGGCACTCCCCATCTTTGCCTACTATATGCAAAAGGTATATGCAAATCAGAGTTTAGGATATTCGGAAGATGAACATTTCGATATTCCTGCGAATTTCGATCCTTGTTCGGTAGTCGATGATATGGAGCCTGTAGGTGAGGGCGATGAACCATTTGACGAAAATATAACGAATAATGACGAATTCGAATAA
- a CDS encoding TonB-dependent receptor, which translates to MKVNNTLLCLMLSASSIMNAETVGVLGNDSSKVIDLDEVTIVAVPKEPVRLRQQPLSSNVFGESQIERLHVSDLRELSAYVPSMAMPQYGSRLTSSIYLRGTGSRINASAPSVPVYYDNIPLLSKSAFNSHFSQIERVDILRGPQATLYGMNSEGGLVRIFSKDPMRKQGTEVNLSLGSYFQRSAEVAHRCKLNDKLAIGLSAFYSGTDGYIDNTNLGDKNDKSNEAGGKMRLVWNITTKFKADFTADYQFTNQNAFPYGHYNVNEGRVEDPSTSMMNKYRRNMLNSGIHLFYDFGLWTLQSTTSFQHLYDNMTMDQDYTPVNTLMLEQHQKENAWSEEITMSSKNKSSWQWATGFLVSHQYMKTDAPVYFLSDFNNQMQKQLNMSIPAMMQQAMVDGMVANGMPEAAAQATAQKTIDAMKFNMHDFQMSDVPGSFRTPSLNLAVFHESNIALNNRLTATIGLRYDYLRQQLDYETQASMKAQVSMMAKGQPTTIPYIISSVMSDSRSTNEGHLLPKVGLTWRFNNDGSNLYAVVSKGYRAGGYNIQMFSDILQSQLRMAARDCDYRGGKELQIKNNEAVKANIEKTISYKAEKSWNYEVGTHLNLFGGLMHADLSAYLMRVNDLQLSKMASQYSFGRMMMNAGKSENMGIEVSLRGHLIDNQLNWAATYSFTKATFREYTDSVKGQQVDYSGNYVPFVPKHMFSVMGDYCWPMNHNNMLRSVTVGVNVAGEGQTYWDEANTANQKLYATLGAHIGFDLGTFNIDFWGRNLTDTNYVVFGLPYSNGFIGQRGIPRIVGVDVKVKM; encoded by the coding sequence ATGAAAGTGAATAACACATTGTTATGCCTCATGTTATCAGCATCAAGTATAATGAATGCCGAAACTGTTGGTGTATTAGGAAATGATTCTTCGAAAGTAATTGATTTGGATGAAGTGACAATTGTCGCAGTTCCTAAGGAGCCGGTGCGTTTGAGGCAACAACCGCTAAGCAGTAATGTATTTGGCGAGAGTCAAATTGAAAGGTTGCATGTCTCAGATCTAAGAGAGTTGTCAGCCTATGTTCCTTCTATGGCTATGCCCCAATATGGGTCACGTCTTACCTCATCAATTTATTTAAGAGGAACAGGCTCGCGTATTAACGCTTCAGCTCCTTCAGTACCAGTTTATTACGACAATATTCCTCTGTTGTCAAAATCTGCCTTTAATAGTCATTTTTCCCAGATAGAACGAGTTGACATACTTCGTGGCCCACAAGCGACGTTATATGGAATGAATTCAGAAGGGGGATTGGTACGTATTTTCTCAAAAGATCCTATGCGGAAACAAGGCACAGAGGTAAATCTATCGTTGGGCAGTTATTTTCAACGTAGCGCTGAAGTTGCTCATAGGTGTAAACTAAACGATAAATTGGCTATCGGATTGTCTGCCTTCTATTCAGGTACTGACGGCTATATAGATAATACGAATCTTGGAGACAAGAACGACAAGAGTAATGAAGCTGGTGGAAAAATGAGATTGGTATGGAATATTACCACGAAGTTCAAAGCTGATTTTACAGCCGACTATCAGTTTACGAATCAGAATGCTTTTCCTTATGGACATTATAATGTGAACGAGGGTAGGGTGGAAGATCCTTCAACATCGATGATGAACAAATATCGTCGTAACATGCTTAATTCAGGAATACATTTATTCTACGATTTTGGTCTATGGACTTTGCAGTCAACTACAAGTTTTCAGCATCTGTATGATAATATGACGATGGACCAAGATTACACTCCTGTCAACACTCTTATGCTTGAGCAGCATCAGAAAGAAAACGCATGGAGCGAAGAGATTACAATGAGCAGTAAAAACAAAAGTAGTTGGCAATGGGCAACAGGCTTTTTGGTCAGTCACCAGTACATGAAGACTGATGCACCAGTTTATTTCCTCAGCGACTTTAACAATCAGATGCAAAAGCAGTTGAACATGTCAATCCCAGCAATGATGCAACAAGCAATGGTTGACGGCATGGTGGCAAATGGAATGCCTGAAGCCGCTGCGCAGGCTACCGCCCAAAAGACGATTGATGCAATGAAGTTCAATATGCACGATTTCCAGATGTCGGATGTTCCAGGTAGTTTCAGAACACCTTCACTTAATCTGGCAGTTTTTCATGAGTCAAACATTGCTTTAAATAATCGTCTGACGGCTACTATCGGATTACGTTATGATTACCTTCGTCAGCAATTGGATTATGAAACTCAGGCATCCATGAAAGCTCAAGTGTCTATGATGGCAAAAGGACAGCCTACAACAATCCCTTACATCATATCATCTGTTATGAGTGATAGCCGCTCAACTAACGAAGGACACCTACTGCCTAAAGTTGGACTTACTTGGCGTTTCAATAACGACGGATCTAATCTGTATGCAGTTGTTTCAAAAGGCTATCGCGCCGGTGGTTATAATATTCAAATGTTCTCTGACATTCTGCAGAGCCAGTTGAGAATGGCCGCTCGTGACTGTGACTATCGTGGAGGAAAAGAACTCCAGATTAAGAACAATGAAGCTGTTAAAGCCAATATCGAAAAAACAATTTCTTATAAAGCTGAGAAATCATGGAACTATGAAGTTGGTACGCATTTGAATCTCTTTGGCGGTCTGATGCATGCTGATTTATCGGCCTACCTTATGCGTGTGAACGATTTGCAATTGAGTAAGATGGCCAGCCAGTATAGTTTTGGCCGCATGATGATGAATGCAGGTAAGAGTGAAAATATGGGTATAGAAGTCTCTTTGCGTGGTCATCTGATTGACAATCAGTTAAATTGGGCTGCCACTTATAGCTTCACCAAAGCCACTTTCCGCGAATATACTGACTCTGTGAAAGGACAGCAAGTGGATTACAGTGGAAACTACGTACCTTTCGTACCTAAACATATGTTCAGTGTAATGGGAGATTATTGTTGGCCAATGAACCATAATAACATGCTACGCTCAGTGACTGTTGGCGTGAATGTTGCTGGTGAGGGCCAAACCTATTGGGACGAAGCCAATACTGCTAATCAGAAACTATATGCCACATTGGGTGCTCACATCGGTTTTGACCTCGGTACCTTCAATATTGACTTCTGGGGACGCAATCTCACTGATACCAATTATGTCGTATTTGGATTGCCATATTCAAACGGTTTTATCGGTCAACGAGGAATTCCCAGAATAGTAGGTGTTGATGTAAAAGTGAAAATGTAA
- the nifJ gene encoding pyruvate:ferredoxin (flavodoxin) oxidoreductase translates to MAKEKKFITCDGNEAAAHVSYMFSEVAAIYPITPSSPMAEHVDEWAARGRKNLWGQNVSVQEMQSEAGAAGAVHGSLQAGALTTTFTASQGLLLMIPNMYKIAGELIPCVFDVSARTLASHSLCIFGDHQDVMACRQTGFAMFCSGSVQEVMDLTAVPHLATLETCVPFVNFFDGFRTSHEYHKIELMDQEDIRPLVKEEFVKRFRDRAMSPERPITRGTAENPETFFTHREASNQYYDAVPEVVEKYLGEISKITGREYHLFSYYGAEDADRMIILMGSATDAAREAIDYLNANGQKVGMISVHLYRPFSVKHLLASVPKTVKRIAVLDRTKEPGANGEPLYLDVKDAFYDVENKPLIVGGRYGLGSRDTTPAQIISVFNNLAMPEPKNHFTVGIVDDVTFTSLPEVEEIALGGAGMFQAKFYGLGADGTVGANKNSVKIIGDNTNKYCQAYFSYDSKKSGGFTCSHLRFGDTPIRSTYLVTTPNFVACHVQAYLHMYDVTRGLQKNGQFLLNTIFNADELEKFMPNKVKRYFAQNNITVYTINATKIAQEIGLGNRTNTILQSAFFRITGVIPVELAVEKMKAAALKSYGAKGQDVVDKNYAAIDRGGEYVQLTVKPEWANLPDDEAKADDAPAFVKELVRPINAQAGDLLKVSDFVKHNTVDGSWEVGTAAYEKRGVEAFVPVWNKDNCIQCNQCAYICPHAAIRPFVLDDEELKGFAAAADTLEMKAPAAMKGMHFRIETSVLDCLGCGNCADICPGNPKTGKALTMAPFNPDAADMVQEAKNWEYLVKNVKSKQDLVDIKSNVKNSQFAQPLFEFSGACSGCGETPYVKLISQLFGDRQMIANATGCSSIYSASIPSTPYTKNEKGQGPVFNNSLFEDFCEFGLGMALGNKKMKERVAKLLQEMIDSDKTSAEYKALAQEWIDNKDDADKTKEIAPKLREQIAAGAAAGCPVCTELKTLDHYLVKRSQWIIGGDGASYDIGYGGLDHVIASGEDVNILVLDTEVYSNTGGQASKATPLGAIAQFAAQGKRIRKKDLGMIATTYGYVYVAQIAMGADHAQTLKAIREAEAWHGPSIIIAYAPCINHGLKAKGGMGKSQAEEKKAVECGYWHLWRYNPALAEEGKNPFSLDSKEPNWENFHDFLLGEVRYLSVKKAYPNEAEELFAEAQKMAQLRYKTYIRKTQENWED, encoded by the coding sequence ATGGCTAAAGAAAAGAAATTTATCACTTGTGATGGTAACGAGGCTGCAGCTCACGTGAGCTATATGTTCTCGGAAGTAGCTGCTATCTACCCCATCACTCCGTCTTCGCCTATGGCGGAGCATGTTGACGAATGGGCTGCCCGTGGTCGTAAGAACCTCTGGGGCCAGAACGTCTCAGTTCAGGAAATGCAGTCAGAGGCTGGTGCTGCCGGTGCCGTTCACGGTTCGCTGCAGGCTGGTGCTCTCACCACTACATTTACCGCTTCTCAGGGTCTGCTCCTGATGATTCCTAACATGTATAAGATTGCTGGTGAGTTGATTCCATGTGTATTCGACGTTTCTGCCCGTACACTTGCTTCTCACTCTCTGTGTATCTTTGGTGACCACCAGGACGTAATGGCTTGCCGTCAGACCGGTTTCGCTATGTTCTGCTCTGGTTCTGTACAGGAGGTGATGGACCTCACAGCCGTTCCTCACCTGGCAACTCTCGAGACCTGCGTACCTTTCGTTAACTTCTTCGATGGTTTCCGCACCTCTCACGAGTACCACAAGATTGAGCTGATGGATCAGGAGGATATCCGTCCTTTGGTTAAGGAGGAGTTCGTTAAGCGTTTCCGCGATCGTGCTATGAGCCCTGAGCGTCCTATCACTCGTGGTACTGCTGAGAATCCTGAGACATTCTTCACCCACCGTGAGGCCAGCAACCAGTACTACGATGCAGTACCTGAGGTTGTAGAGAAGTATCTCGGTGAGATCTCTAAGATCACAGGTCGCGAGTATCACCTGTTCTCATACTACGGAGCTGAGGATGCTGACCGCATGATTATCCTTATGGGTTCTGCTACCGATGCAGCTCGCGAGGCTATCGACTACCTGAACGCTAACGGTCAGAAGGTTGGTATGATTTCTGTTCACCTGTATCGCCCATTCTCTGTGAAGCACCTGCTCGCTTCTGTTCCTAAGACTGTTAAGCGCATCGCTGTGCTTGACCGTACAAAGGAGCCAGGAGCAAATGGAGAGCCTCTGTACCTCGACGTTAAGGATGCTTTCTACGACGTAGAGAACAAGCCTCTCATCGTTGGTGGCCGCTACGGTCTTGGTAGCCGCGACACCACCCCTGCTCAGATCATTAGCGTGTTCAACAACCTCGCTATGCCCGAGCCAAAGAATCACTTCACAGTTGGTATCGTGGACGATGTCACCTTCACCTCTCTGCCTGAGGTTGAGGAGATTGCCCTCGGCGGCGCTGGCATGTTCCAGGCCAAGTTCTACGGTCTGGGTGCCGATGGTACCGTAGGTGCTAACAAGAACTCAGTTAAGATTATTGGTGACAACACCAACAAGTACTGCCAGGCTTACTTCTCTTACGACTCTAAGAAGTCAGGAGGTTTCACCTGCTCTCACCTGCGTTTCGGTGATACACCTATCCGCTCTACCTATTTGGTAACCACACCTAACTTCGTGGCTTGCCACGTACAGGCTTACCTGCACATGTACGACGTGACCCGCGGTCTGCAGAAGAACGGTCAGTTCCTGCTGAACACTATCTTCAACGCCGACGAGCTCGAGAAGTTCATGCCTAACAAGGTAAAGCGCTACTTCGCACAGAACAACATTACTGTATATACCATCAACGCTACAAAGATTGCACAGGAGATTGGTCTGGGTAACCGTACCAACACAATCCTGCAGAGTGCATTCTTCCGTATCACTGGCGTAATCCCCGTAGAGCTCGCTGTTGAGAAGATGAAGGCTGCCGCCCTGAAGTCTTACGGCGCTAAGGGTCAGGACGTTGTTGATAAGAACTATGCTGCTATCGATCGTGGTGGCGAGTATGTTCAGCTCACCGTTAAGCCTGAGTGGGCTAACCTGCCTGATGATGAGGCTAAGGCCGACGATGCTCCAGCATTCGTTAAGGAGCTGGTTCGTCCTATCAACGCTCAGGCCGGCGACCTGCTGAAGGTTTCTGACTTCGTTAAGCACAATACCGTTGACGGTTCTTGGGAGGTTGGTACAGCCGCTTACGAGAAGCGTGGTGTTGAGGCCTTCGTTCCTGTTTGGAACAAGGACAACTGTATCCAGTGTAACCAGTGTGCTTACATCTGTCCTCACGCTGCTATCCGTCCATTCGTTCTCGACGACGAGGAGCTGAAGGGCTTCGCCGCAGCTGCCGACACTCTCGAGATGAAGGCTCCAGCCGCTATGAAGGGCATGCACTTCCGCATCGAGACTTCAGTACTCGACTGTCTGGGTTGCGGCAACTGTGCAGACATCTGCCCAGGCAATCCTAAGACTGGTAAGGCTCTCACCATGGCTCCATTCAATCCTGATGCAGCCGATATGGTTCAGGAGGCTAAGAACTGGGAGTACCTGGTTAAGAACGTTAAGAGTAAGCAGGATCTCGTTGATATCAAGAGCAATGTTAAGAACTCTCAGTTCGCTCAGCCTCTGTTCGAGTTCTCTGGTGCATGCTCTGGTTGCGGTGAGACTCCATACGTTAAGCTGATTTCTCAGCTGTTCGGTGACCGTCAGATGATTGCCAACGCTACTGGATGTTCTTCAATCTACTCAGCTTCTATTCCTTCTACACCTTACACTAAGAACGAGAAGGGTCAGGGTCCTGTATTCAACAACTCTCTGTTCGAGGACTTCTGCGAGTTCGGTCTGGGTATGGCTCTTGGTAACAAGAAGATGAAGGAGCGCGTAGCTAAGCTGCTGCAGGAGATGATTGATAGCGATAAGACCAGCGCTGAGTATAAGGCTCTGGCTCAGGAGTGGATCGACAATAAGGACGATGCTGACAAGACCAAGGAGATTGCTCCAAAGCTTCGCGAGCAGATTGCAGCTGGTGCTGCCGCTGGTTGCCCAGTTTGCACCGAGCTGAAGACTCTCGACCACTACCTGGTTAAGCGCAGCCAGTGGATCATCGGTGGTGACGGTGCTTCTTACGATATCGGTTACGGCGGTCTCGACCACGTGATTGCTTCTGGTGAGGACGTCAACATCCTCGTGCTCGATACTGAGGTTTACTCTAACACTGGTGGTCAGGCTTCTAAGGCTACTCCTCTTGGTGCTATTGCTCAGTTCGCTGCTCAGGGTAAGCGCATCCGCAAGAAGGATCTGGGTATGATTGCTACCACATATGGTTATGTATATGTAGCTCAGATTGCTATGGGCGCTGACCACGCTCAGACCCTCAAGGCTATCCGCGAGGCTGAGGCATGGCACGGACCTTCAATCATCATCGCTTACGCTCCATGTATCAACCACGGTCTGAAGGCCAAGGGCGGTATGGGTAAGAGCCAGGCTGAGGAGAAGAAGGCTGTTGAGTGCGGTTACTGGCACCTGTGGCGCTACAATCCCGCTCTGGCTGAGGAAGGCAAGAACCCATTCTCACTCGACTCTAAGGAGCCTAACTGGGAGAACTTCCACGACTTCCTGCTTGGCGAGGTTCGTTACCTCTCTGTTAAGAAGGCTTATCCTAACGAGGCCGAGGAACTCTTCGCTGAAGCCCAGAAGATGGCTCAGCTCCGCTACAAGACTTACATCCGCAAGACGCAAGAGAACTGGGAGGATTAA
- a CDS encoding ATP-binding protein: MEAFFRTHRYLVEHVNAPVRRTLMDEIDWDDRLIGIKGTRGIGKTTFLLQYAREHFDVNDKQCLYINMNNFYFQGHGIADFAGEFYHHGGRVLLIDQVFKQPDWSNELRRCYDLYPGLKIVFTGSSVMRLKDENPELNGIVKSYNLRGFSFREFLNLLTGNNFRAYTLDEILSDHERIVKQILPKVSPRRYFQDYIHHGFYPFFQEDRNYSENLLKTMNMMTEVDILLIKQIELKYLTKIKKLFYQLAEEGPKAPNVSQLANDIETSRATVMNYIKYLADARLLNMIYPVGEDFPKKPSKVMLHNSNLLYAIYPIHVEKQNAMETFFVNSMWKDHTVNQSGRDNFYLVDGKLKFRICDADSHNKVRYAPDTIYARYNTEIGKDNQIPLWLLGFLY, from the coding sequence ATGGAAGCTTTCTTTAGAACGCATCGTTACTTGGTTGAGCACGTGAACGCTCCGGTACGTCGCACCCTGATGGATGAGATAGACTGGGACGATCGCCTGATAGGTATTAAAGGCACACGAGGCATTGGTAAGACAACTTTCCTGCTTCAATATGCACGCGAACATTTTGATGTAAACGACAAGCAATGCCTTTACATCAACATGAACAATTTCTATTTTCAGGGTCATGGTATAGCCGATTTTGCTGGTGAGTTCTATCATCACGGAGGTAGGGTGTTGCTCATCGACCAGGTTTTCAAACAGCCTGATTGGAGCAACGAGCTACGCAGATGTTATGACCTCTACCCAGGCTTGAAAATCGTGTTCACTGGCTCAAGCGTTATGCGTCTCAAGGATGAGAACCCCGAACTTAACGGAATAGTGAAAAGCTATAATTTGCGTGGTTTCTCATTTCGAGAGTTCTTGAATCTTCTTACAGGTAATAATTTCCGGGCATATACTCTTGATGAAATATTGAGCGACCATGAACGCATCGTAAAGCAGATACTGCCCAAAGTGTCGCCGCGTCGCTATTTCCAGGACTATATCCATCATGGTTTCTACCCATTCTTCCAGGAAGACCGCAACTATAGTGAGAACCTGCTGAAGACGATGAATATGATGACCGAGGTAGATATTTTGCTCATCAAACAGATAGAGCTGAAATATCTAACCAAAATTAAGAAATTATTCTATCAGTTGGCCGAAGAGGGTCCAAAGGCTCCCAATGTTTCACAATTAGCCAATGATATTGAAACATCAAGAGCAACTGTCATGAACTATATCAAATATTTGGCTGATGCACGTCTGCTTAATATGATTTATCCTGTAGGCGAAGATTTTCCCAAAAAACCTTCAAAGGTAATGCTGCACAATTCAAACCTACTCTACGCAATCTATCCCATCCATGTTGAGAAGCAAAACGCTATGGAGACCTTTTTTGTAAACTCGATGTGGAAGGATCATACGGTAAACCAGTCGGGTAGGGACAATTTCTACCTTGTGGACGGGAAACTGAAGTTTCGCATCTGTGATGCTGACTCACATAATAAAGTAAGGTATGCACCTGATACCATCTATGCTCGATATAATACTGAGATAGGTAAAGACAATCAGATACCATTATGGTTATTAGGATTTCTTTATTAA
- the serB gene encoding phosphoserine phosphatase SerB: protein MNPTNTDSIKTEHREEQILVRITGQDRPGLTASVMAILAKYDAQILDIGQADIHSTLSLGILIRMDEVHSGQVMKELLFKATELAVNIGFSPISDEEYEDWVGHQGKNRYILMVMGRQLEARQIEAATRIIADQGLNIDSIIRLTGRKSIKNPAKHVRACIEFSLRGEPKNRQEMQRQFLKLSGDMEIDFSFQRDDMFRRMRRLICFDMDSTLIQTECIDELAERAGVGAEVRAITESAMRGEIDFKESFTRRVKLLKGLDVSVMQDIAEHLPITEGVDRLMTILKRCGYKIAILSGGFTYFGEYLQRKYGIDYVYANELEVDENGKLTGNYVGEIVDGQRKAELLKLIAQVEKVNLAQTIAVGDGANDLPMISEAGLGIAFHAKPRVVANAKQSINTIGLDGVLYFLGFKDSYLGDQGKF from the coding sequence ATGAACCCAACTAACACCGATTCTATTAAAACGGAACATCGAGAAGAACAGATATTAGTACGCATCACAGGTCAAGACCGTCCAGGACTGACTGCTTCGGTGATGGCAATCCTCGCTAAATATGATGCACAGATACTTGATATAGGTCAGGCAGACATTCACTCTACCCTATCATTAGGCATCCTAATCAGAATGGACGAAGTTCATAGCGGACAAGTGATGAAAGAGCTTTTGTTTAAAGCTACTGAATTGGCCGTAAACATAGGATTTTCGCCGATCTCTGACGAAGAATATGAAGATTGGGTGGGACATCAGGGTAAGAATCGTTATATTCTTATGGTGATGGGGCGCCAGTTGGAAGCCCGCCAGATCGAGGCTGCCACCCGAATCATAGCCGATCAAGGATTGAATATTGACAGTATTATTCGTTTAACCGGACGTAAGAGTATTAAGAATCCTGCTAAGCATGTGCGAGCCTGTATAGAATTTTCACTTCGTGGCGAGCCAAAAAACAGACAGGAGATGCAGCGTCAATTCCTTAAGTTATCGGGTGATATGGAGATTGACTTTTCATTCCAGCGTGATGATATGTTCCGACGCATGCGTCGTCTTATTTGCTTTGATATGGACTCAACGCTCATTCAAACTGAATGTATTGACGAACTGGCAGAACGCGCAGGTGTGGGCGCTGAGGTAAGAGCCATCACAGAAAGTGCCATGAGAGGAGAAATTGACTTCAAAGAGAGTTTTACCCGTCGTGTAAAACTACTAAAGGGACTTGATGTGAGTGTGATGCAGGATATTGCAGAACATTTACCCATCACGGAAGGGGTTGACCGACTGATGACTATATTAAAGAGGTGTGGATATAAAATAGCTATTCTTTCGGGTGGTTTTACCTATTTTGGTGAATATCTACAGCGCAAATATGGTATCGACTATGTATATGCCAACGAACTGGAGGTTGACGAAAATGGCAAACTTACAGGAAACTATGTTGGCGAGATAGTTGACGGACAGCGCAAGGCCGAACTGCTGAAACTGATAGCCCAAGTAGAGAAAGTGAACCTAGCGCAGACTATTGCCGTGGGTGATGGCGCTAACGACCTACCAATGATTTCTGAGGCCGGACTTGGTATCGCTTTCCA